In the genome of Oncorhynchus clarkii lewisi isolate Uvic-CL-2024 chromosome 4, UVic_Ocla_1.0, whole genome shotgun sequence, one region contains:
- the LOC139406485 gene encoding solute carrier family 41 member 2 — MANTGQQDDQLAQSDSVGAGKHNKHHYGSCPAPDAQHPGGHQRLPNRAQSPSNSNIFNELCPYTETDPLFPNGHMPGSKVNEEVTEKDPEDCSAQDGVREMPSESVRSMVLQILVPFLLAGLGTVSAGMLLDVVQHWEVFQRVTEIFILVPALLGLKGNLEMTLASRLSTAVNVGEMETAKEKWSLIIGNLALKQMQATVLGLLAALAAVVLGWVLEGNMLLNHAALLCSASVTTAFLASLLQGIIMVGVITGSKRIGINPDNVATPIAASFGDLITLAILACLSQGLYECIELYPYVSYLVCLFFLGLTPLWVVVSSRNPASRILLYTGWEPIITAMVISSIGGLILDTTVSDPNMVGMIVYTPVMNGIGGNLVAIQSSRIATDLYHHCPPRQVPEDRRSCYNPCRTFCGSGANHRSAQVLLLLVVPGHLIFLYTIHLMKGSTSPTPVFLTFFLVVALLQVFTLLCIADWMIPCLWRTGKDPDSYSIPYLTALADLLGTALLVLAFFLLWLVGEKVPTGD, encoded by the exons ATGGCCAACACTGGGCAACAGGATGACCAACTGGCCCAGAGTGACAGCGTGGGTGCAGGAAAACACAACAAGCACCACTATGGGTCCTGCCCAGCCCCAGATGCACAACATCCAGGGGGTCACCAACGACTCCCAAATAGAGCTCAGTCCCCATCCAACAGCAACATCTTTAATGAACTCTGTCCATACACTGAGACAGACCCACTTTTCCCCAATGGACACATGCCTGGCTCCAAGGTCAATGAGGAAGTTACGGAGAAGGACCCAGAGGATTGTAGTGCCCAGGATGGTGTCAGAGAGATGCCCAGTGAGTCTGTCAGGTCCATGGTTCTGCAGATACTGGTGCCCTTTCTACTGGCTGGACTGGGGACGGTGTCAGCTGGGATGTTACTGGACGTAGTTCAG CATTGGGAGGTGTTCCAGAGAGTCACAGAGATCTTCATCCTGGTGCCAGCTCTACTGGGCCTGAAAGGAAACCTGGAGATGACCCTGGCTTCCAGACTTTCAACAGCA GTGAATGTGGGGGAAATGGAGACAGCCAAAGAGAAATGGAGTTTGATTATTGGGAACCTGGCACTAAAACAG ATGCAAGCCACAGTGCTGGGTCTACTGGCTGCCCTGGCAGCGGTGGTCTTGGGCTGGGTACTGGAGggaaatatgcttctcaaccacgCTGCTCTCCTCTGCTCAGCCAGCGTAACTACTGCCTTCCTTGCTTCCTTACTGCAGG GGATCATCATGGTGGGAGTGATCACCGGCTCCAAGAGGATTGGCATCAACCCAGACAACGTGGCCACGCCCATCGCTGCCAGCTTTGGTGACCTCATCACCTTGGCCATCCTGGCCTGCCTGAGCCAGGGGCTCTACGAATGCATAG AGTTGTATCCCTATGTGTCATACCTGGTGTGTCTGTTCTTCCTCGGACTGACCCCTCTGTGGGTGGTCGTCTCCTCCAGAAACCCAGCAAGTCGCATTCTACTCTACACAGGCTGGGAACCAATCATCACTGCCATGGTCATCAGCAG TATCGGAGGACTCATCTTGGACACAACTGTATCAGACCCGAACATGGTGGGAATGATAGTCTACACGCCAGTTATGAATG GTATTGGGGGGAACCTGGTTGCCATCCAGTCCAGTCGTATAGCCACTGATCTGTACCACCACTGCCCACCGAGGCAGGTGCCTGAGGATCGCAGGAGCTGCTACAATCCCTGCAGGACCTTCTGTGGCTCAG GAGCCAATCATCGCTCTGCACAGGTGCTGCTCCTGTTGGTCGTACCGGGTCACCTGATTTTCCTGTACACAATCCACTTGATGAAGGGCAGCACCTCTCCCACACCTGTcttcctcaccttcttcctagTTGTAGCCCTCCTACAG GTCTTCACACTGTTATGTATTGCTGACTGGATGATCCCTTGTCTGTGGCGGACGGGCAAAGACCCTGACAGTTACTCCATCCCCTACCTCACTGCTCTGGCGGATCTATTGGGCACAGCCCTCCTGGTTCTGGCCTTCTTCCTGCTCTGGCTCGTAGGGGAGAAAGTTCCCACTGGAGACTGA
- the LOC139406487 gene encoding WASH complex subunit 4 gives MAVEAISPDWEFDRFDDGSTKIHTEVQQKNYGKFLEEYTSQLKGIEDALDDSIGDVWDFTLDPIALKLLPYEQSSLLELIKTDNKVLNKVITVYAALCSEVKKLKYEGEIKFYNGLLYYGEGVSESCVVEGESQVQMGRFISFFQELSCFVSRCFEVVVNVVHQLAALYNSNKGVTKIIESSGVHFQTVYEHLGELLVVLLTLDEIMENHGTLKDHWKMYKRLLKSVHHNPGKFAIPEEKLKPFEKLLFKLEGQLLDGMIFQACVEQRFDDPGEGVSVSKNSAFAEEFALNIRTIFTNVESKIGEPSEIDQRDKYAGVCGLYVLHFHIFRTVDKKLYKALLDICKKVPAVTLTSNIIWFPDTFLMAKVPAAAKLMDKKSVQSVRAQRDAYLQQRAQTLTKDVQSYYVFVTSWMMKMEAISSKEQRNDKLSEDLSSRCNVFVQGILYAYSIGTIIKTTMNLYMSMQRPMTKASVKALCRLVELLKAVEHTFHRRSMVVADSVSHITQHLQSQALNSIGTAKKRVISDKKYSEQRLDVLSSLVMAENALNGPSTKERRLVVSLALSVGTQMKTFKDEELLPLQLVLKKLDLISELKERVKVQCDCSFLYWHRAVFPIYLDDVYDHAVDAARIHYMFSALRDSVPTMLHAKHMESCDQLLESYDTEIMEVFNEHLLDKLCKEIEKDLRLSVHTHLKLDDRNPFKVGMKDLAHFFYLKPIRFFNRFIHIKAYVTHYLDKTFYNLTTVALHDWATYSEMRNLATQRYGLMMTEAHLPSQTLEQGLDVLEIMRNIHVFVSRYLYNLNNQIFIEKTSNNKHLNTINIRHIANSIRTHGTGIMNTTVNFTYQFLRKKFYIFSQFMYDEHIKSRLIKDIRFFRETKDQSDQKYPFERAEKFNRGIRKLGITPDGQSYLDQFRQLISQIGNAMGYVRMIRSGGLHCCSSAIRFVPDLEDIVNFEELVKEEGLSEETQKAASLLDSVLGDLTSNSAEGTEYFKMLVGVFAPEFRSIKNMHLRNFYMIVPPLTVNFVEHSIGCKEKLNKKNKGGAAFTDDGFAMGVAYILKLLDQYLEFDSLHWFQAVREKYMKEMSAVVKEQNVQATSQDEKLLQTMNLTQKRLDIYLQEFELLHFSLSSARIFFRADKTAAEETQERKDREAAAKAVPTCTDGSELLRDC, from the exons ATGGCGGTGGAGGCGATTTCTCCTGACTGGGAATTCGATCGATTTGATGATGGGTCTACGA AGATCCATACGGAGGTGCAGCAGAAGAACTATGGGAAGTTTCTGGAGGAGTACACCTCTCAGCTGAAAGGCATTGAGGACGCTCTCGACGACTCCATAGGAGACGTGTGGGACTTCACCCTGGACCCCATAGCCCTGAag CTTCTCCCATATGAACAGTCCTCGTTGTTGGAACTGATTAAAACTGACAACAAG GTTCTGAACAAAGTCATTACAGTGTATGCAGCCCTCTGCAGTGAGGTTAAAAAGCTGAAGTATGAG GGGGAAATCAAGTTTTACAATGGCTTGCTGTACTATGGTGAAGGAG tgtcaGAGAGCTGTGTGGTTGAAGGAGAGTCACAGGTTCAGATGGGCCGGTTCATCTCCTTCTTTCAG GAGCTGTCCTGTTTTGTGTCGCGGTGCTTTGAGGTGGTGGTCAACGTTGTCCATCAGCTGGCGGCGCTCTACAACAGCAACAA gggagtcacaaaaatcatTGAGTCGTCCGGAGTTCATTTTCAGACAGTGTATGAGCACCTGGGGGAGCTGTTGGTGGTTCTGCTCACTCTGGATGAGATCATGGAGAATCACGGCACCCTGAAAGACCACTGGAAGATGTACAAGAG GTTACTGAAGTCAGTGCATCATAACCCTGGGAAGTTTGCCATCCCAGAGGAGAAGCTGAAGCCGTTTGAGAAGCTGCTTTTTAAGCTAGAGGGACAGCTGCTGGACGGCATGATATTCCAG GCGTGTGTGGAGCAGAGGTTTGACGACCCAGGAGAGGGAGTGTCGGTCTCTAAAAACAGTGCCTTCGCTGAGGAGTTTGCCCTCAACATCCGCACCATATTCACCAACGTGGAGTCAAAGATCG GTGAGCCCTCAGAGATAGACCAGAGGGATAAGTATGCTGGGGTCTGTGGACTTTACGTTCTTCACTTTCACATCTTCAGAACTGTCGACAAGAAGCTCTACAAAGCCCTGCTAGACATCTGCAAAAAG GTGCCTGCAGTGACTCTGACGTCTAACATCATCTGGTTCCCTGACACCTTCCTCATGGCCAAGGTCCCGGCTGCAGCCAAGCTTATGGACAAGAAGAGTGTTCAGAGCGTTAGAGCACAGAGAGACGCATATCTGCAGCAGAGAGCACAGACTCTCACCAA ggatgttcagtcttacTATGTGTTTGTGACGTCCTGGATGATGAAGATGGAGGCCATCTCGTCGAAGGAGCAGCGCAACGACAAGCTGTCGGAGGACCTCAGTAGCAGATGTAACGTCTTTGTGCAG GGTATCCTGTATGCCTACAGTATCGGCACCATCATTAAGACTACCATGAACCTGTACATGTCCATGCAGAGACCCATGACCAAGGCCTCCGTCAAAGCCCTCTGTAGACTGGTCGAGCTGCTCAAG GCAGTGGAGCACACGTTCCACAGGCGGTCAATGGTGGTGGCTGACTCTGTCTCCCACATAACCCAGCACCTGCAGTCCCAGGCCCTCAACTCCATTGGCACCGCTAAG AAAAGGGTGATCTCTGACAAGAAGTATAGCGAGCAGCGTCTGGATGTGCTGTCATCTCTGGTGATGGCAGAGAACGCTCTCAATGGGCCCAGCACTAAAGAGCGCCGCCTAGTGGTCTCCCTGGCCCTCAGTGTGGGAACACAGATG AAAACCTTCAAAGACGAGGAGCTGCTCCCGCTGCAGTTGGTGCTAAAAAAGCTGGACCTGATCAGTGAGCtcaaggagag GGTGAAGGTCCAGTGTGACTGTAGTTTCCTGTACTGGCACAGGGCTGTATTTCCCATCTACCTGGATGATGTGTATGACCACGCTGTAGATGCTGCACGGATACAC TACATGTTCAGCGCCCTGAGGGACAGCGTACCCACCATGCTTCACGCCAAACACATGGAGTCATGTGACCAGCTACTGGAGAGCTACGACACAGAGATCATGGAGGTGTTCAATGAg CATCTGTTGGACAAGCTGTGTAAAGAAATAGAGAAGGACCTGCGTCTGTCTGTCCACACACACCTGAAGCTGGACGACAGGAACCCCTTCAAGGTGGGCATGAAGGACTTGGCCCACTTCTTCTACCTCAAACCCATCCGCTTCTTCAACCGCTTCATACACATTAAAG CCTATGTGACTCACTACCTGGATAAGACGTTCTATAACCTAACCACAGTGGCTCTGCATGACTGGGCCACCTACAGCGAGATGAGGAACCTGGCAACACAGCGCTACGGACTCATGATGACAGAGgcacatctacccagccagacccttgaacag GGACTGGATGTGTTGGAGATCATGAGGAACATCCATGTGTTTGTATCCCGCTATCTCTACAACCTCAACAACCAG atCTTCATTGAGAAGACGAGCAACAACAAGCACCTAAACACCATCAACATCCGCCACATCGCCAACTCCATCCGCACCCACGGCACGGGCATCATGAACACCACGGTCAACTTCACCTACCAGTTCCTGAGGAAGAAGTTCTACATCTTCAGTCAGTTCATGTACGACGAGCACATAAAGTCCAGACTCATCAAAGACATCCGCTTCTTCAGGGAGACCAAAGACCAGTCAGACCAGAAG TACCCGTTTGAGAGGGCAGAGAAGTTTAACCGTGGCATCAGGAAGCTTGGCATCACCCCAGACGGGCAGAGTTACCTGGACCAGTTTAGACAGCTCATTAGCCAGATCGGTAATGCCATGGGCTACGTGCGCATGATCCGCTCTGGAGGACTTCACTGTTGCAGCAGCGCCATCAG GTTTGTCCCTGACCTGGAGGATATAGTGAACTTTGAGGagctggtgaaggaggagggacttTCAGAGGAGACCCAGAAAGCTGCCAG CCTGCTGGACTCTGTGCTCGGGGATCTGACCAGTAACTCTGCCGAGGGGACAGAGTACTTCAAGATGCTGGTGGGAGTGTTCGCCCCCGAGTTCCGCAGCATCAAGAACATGCACCTGAGAAACTTCTACATGATTGTACCTCCTCTG ACGGTGAATTTTGTGGAGCACTCCATTGGCTGCAAGGAGAAACTCAACAAGAAGAACAAAGGAGGGGCAGCCTTCACAGATGATGGCTTTGCCATGG GTGTGGCCTACATCCTTAAGCTGCTGGACCAGTACTTGGAGTTTGACTCCCTCCACTGGTTCCAGGcggtcagggagaagtacatgAAGGAGATGAGTGCTGTGGTGAAGGAGCAGAATGTCCAGGCCACCAGTCAGGATGAGAAGCTCCTGCAGACAATGAACCTCACCCAGAAGAGACTGGACATCTACCTGCAG